One region of Osmia lignaria lignaria isolate PbOS001 chromosome 7, iyOsmLign1, whole genome shotgun sequence genomic DNA includes:
- the LOC117609416 gene encoding uncharacterized protein LOC117609416 codes for MTNPLRDARPEDRPPGLDYPDPRLVRNGHQDHQGNSVHQIGGGRIRRTRTSSSRRRMHLTNEVPPQGSTGGNNLPDYALTADLLAERTLDGLFAEHPGELVRTGSPHVVCTVLPAHWRSNKTLPVAFKVVALGEVGDGTLVTVRAGNDENCCAELRNSTAVMKNQVAKFNDLRFVGRSGRGKSFTLTIMLQTSPPQIATLSKAIKVTVDGPREPRSKTRHQAFHPFHFGPRPFPFGHPQDPLGFKLSGLQHLSLEQGASQGWGGLPRGSLPPHCLPPPPGHHSHTHPPTAGASAFNPFHHSIEQRSPRLPAPNTESSRNDLVPISVSVRVVTPTSSPGNPGPGLLTTATVAAPTPPAEPTTTTTTPSPSGHHSHFQGLHLLGATGSIFGSIFAPLLPQSSWLYNPLYHTQQYALEPEWHALALRLAQQRLQRPDQARLEETRKLRSHSNSPEIDLKEEKQRDDEQDPFPRSGLDSPDGSIEVDDRNEHDPNRDRARSDESLPEQDSPRISPVRSDLEDVTTDVTFQDASVHLRPSMENSNDQETFSDEQISRRDLAVKIRLEGTVDLSTKRGQDKENMGQDLTTRKKEEDSEVERDGVRARRETSPKPRQVWRPY; via the exons ATGACGAATCCTTTACGAGATGCACGCCCCGAGGATCGGCCTCCAGGCTTAGACTATCCTGACCCTAGATTAGTTCGCAACGGTCATCAGGATCACCAAGGGAACTCGGTGCATCAGATCGGTGGCGGGAGAATCCGACGAACAAGGACCTCGTCATCGAGGAGAAGAATGCACTTGACGAACGAGGTACCTCCACAAGGATCCACTGGCGGAAATAATCTACCAGACTATGCCCTTACCGCGGATCTGCTCGCCGAAAGAACTTTGGACGGGTTGTTCGCGGAACACCCTGGGGAACTGGTTCGAACAG GTTCGCCGCACGTGGTTTGTACGGTGCTACCAGCACACTGGAGGTCAAACAAGACCCTTCCGGTTGCGTTTAAGGTGGTAGCCCTAGGCGAGGTCGGTGATGGGACCCTGGTGACGGTTCGTGCTGGGAACGACGAAAATTGTTGCGCGGAATTGCGAAATTCCACCGCGGTGATGAAGAACCAGGTAGCGAAATTCAACGACCTCAGGTTCGTCGGTCGAAGCGGTCGAG GAAAGAGTTTTACTCTGACGATCATGCTACAGACGTCACCGCCTCAAATAGCCACCCTGTCCAAGGCGATTAAGGTCACCGTGGATGGACCCAGAGAACCCAGGTCCAAGACAA GACACCAAGCGTTTCATCCTTTTCATTTCGGACCCAGACCGTTCCCGTTCGGACACCCTCAGGATCCTCTGGGATTTAAGCTGTCCG GCTTGCAACACCTGAGTCTGGAGCAAGGAGCAAGTCAAGGGTGGGGTGGATTACCCCGAGGTTCTCTGCCACCCCACTGTCTTCCACCACCTCCTGGTCACCACTCGCATACACATCCTCCAACAGCTGGTGCGTCGGCCTTCAATCCCTTCCACCACAGCATCGAGCAAAGATCTCCTAGACTACCTGCACCTAACACCG AGTCGTCCAGGAACGATTTGGTTCCAATCAGCGTTTCCGTCAGAGTGGTGACACCGACATCGTCACCTGGCAATCCCGGACCCGGCCTGCTCACGACGGCCACCGTCGCGGCACCCACACCACCTGCCGAACCTACCACGACCACCACCACGCCCAGCCCTTCTGGACATCATTCTCATTTTCAAG GTCTTCATCTTCTGGGAGCCACAGGGTCAATCTTCGGATCGATATTCGCCCCGTTGCTGCCACAATCGTCTTGGCTCTACAATCCTCTCTATCACACGCAGCAATACGCTTTGGAGCCCGAATGGCACGCTCTGGCGTTGAGACTAGCCCAGCAACGATTGCAGAGGCCCGACCAAGCCAGACTGGAAGAAACCAGGAAGCTTAGGAGTCACAGCAACAGCCCGGAAATCGACttgaaagaagagaaacagCGAGACGACGAGCAAGATCCGTTCCCTAGATCCGGTCTCGACAGCCCTGACGGAAGTATAGAGGTCGACGACAGGAACGAACACGATCCAAACAGAGATCGCGCGAGAAGCGACGAGTCTCTTCCGGAACAAGATTCTCCGAGGATATCTCCGGTTAGAAGCGACCTCGAAGACGTCACCACGGACGTGACGTTTCAAGATGCTTCGGTACACCTGAGGCCCAGCATGGAGAATTCGAACGATCAGGAAACGTTCAGCGACGAGCAGATTTCGCGACGAGATCTGGCGGTTAAAATCCGATTGGAGGGTACCGTGGATCTAAGCACGAAGAGGGGACAGGATAAAGAAAACATGGGACAGGATTTGACAAcgaggaagaaggaagaagacagcGAGGTCGAGAGGGATGGGGTCAGAGCGAGAAGAGAGACGAGCCCTAAGCCCAGACAGGTCTGGAGACCGTACTAA